The Mustelus asterias chromosome 13, sMusAst1.hap1.1, whole genome shotgun sequence genomic sequence CATGCAGGAGGAAAGGAAAAGAGGTTTAGGAAAGAAATTCCGGAGTTTAGGGCTCAGGGAATTCTGTACTGTCAGAGATGttgtcgggtggggggggggggggggcagttttaCCGCCCcagccgccacaggaatcgtagcggggggtggagggcagaccatgcaaaagcccattgaactcgggtgggattttccagttttggggcgagcttggccggaaaatccagccccttgTTTATTgagtgagacattaaaccaagacccCTTGGCTCTGTAGGATAGATGAACTGGGAAGTTCCCGGTgtcctggctgatatttatccagtaagagttttaacaacaccaggttaaagtccaacaggtttatttagtagcaaataccataagcttccggagtgctgctccttcgtctgatggagtggaaatgtgctctcaaacagtgcacagtgacacaaaatcaagttacagaatactgattagaatgcgaatccctacagccagccaggtcttaaagatacagacaatgtgggtgggaggagcattaagcacaggttaaagagatgtgtattgtctccagacaggacagcctgcaagtccaggaggcaagctgtgggggttactgataatgtgacataaatccaacatcggcatctccacatcatgatatttatccagcaaccaacatcactaaaataagATCAATGTATTTTTACATTGTTCTCAATTAAACTTTGCCAGATACAAATTATCTGCTGTTTTTCTAACAGTTCAAACGGTcttgattggctgtaaaatgtttcAGGACTTcccgaggtcatgaaaggtgctatagaaatgcaagtctttcttcagaaaacaggcagaggcaggagaCAAGAATATTTCGTAAGAATTTAAGTTGTTTCAGTTTATTAATGATCTTTTATTCCCTGTGCtgtttcatttacaggatgtgagtgGAACTGCAACACAGGTCACGTGTCTGGCTGTCACTTTCCTGCTATAATGTTCTTCATGAATTTGGCACCTATCTCTGCGGTACAGACAGATTGGCATCCCTTTGGGCCATCCCAAAACTTCAGCCTCCCCCTGAGTTTCTCTCACTCTGGTGAGGAGTTCTCTGCTGTGCAAAGTGCCGTCAACGTGAATGTGCAGATGATCATAGAAAACTTGCGAAGTACTGACTCACCTTGTGCCATGAACAATGACCCCATCAGTAGCGCGCAGGCGAACATAGCTGGAAAACGGCAGAGTGAGGGCACATTAGACGGGACCTCCATCAGAGTTTTAAAGGGAGCTGCTGTGGAGGACCTGAAGTCTGGCTATCCGCCCTGCACCCTTGGCACAGAGAAATCCAGCTTGGGCCATTGCATCCTGGACTCGGACAGTGACGAGTCTGTTGACCGAGGTATAGAAGAAGCAATTCAGGAATACTTGAAAAAGAAAACGGAAGATCCACCCATATCAAAGGCTGTCCACGAGACAGAAGTTCCTCCGGGGACACGTGGAGCCATTGAAGCCTCTGTTGCAAATGTCAGCAATGGCATTTCGTGTGGGCGAGAAGTGGTAGGCCCAAACAAGCTCGAACTTGACTTTGTGAATATGGTCAGTCTGGAAGCTGCAGGATCTAGATGTTCTTCTCCCTCCAGCGTCAGCAGCAATGACTCTTTTGAACTAAGTATACAGGCAGAGATTGAAAGGTTCTTGCAAGACAAGCGGAATAAGGAAACCGGCAGCACTAGCACCAGCTTCCCTAAGAGTGAGCTTGCTTCTGGGGAGAGCacagaacaaaaagaaaatctggtAAAGGTGGAACAGAAGAAAAGGAAGAGATGCGCCAAATCTAGCGCAGGGAACCAAACTCATCCTGTCAAACAGTCAGTGATGAATGCCAACTCTCAGGTTTGCAGCAGTAAATCCAGCCACTTGGGGGAATCTGGAGCTGTCGGCAGTGTTGAGAAAGGCAGTGAAGGGAATCCGAAAGGTAATAAAAAGTTAGCTAGCAGGAAAAAAGCAAGAGCAAGGAATCGCTTTGAGGAACTCTACAAAAGCAGCAATACCCACTGGAGCCTCAGTACTGAACTCACTGAGCCAAGGGTCAATCCCATTATTGCATGTGGAGAATTGTCTGATTCTAGCAGTGATGATGGGattgaggaagccattcagctttACCAATTGGAACAGAGGAAAGGGAAAGCCAAGGATGTTGCCATTGTCCTGGGCTTGTTGCCTCACAAGGCCCCCAGCACTCAGAAAGGTGCTGATGCAGTTTTGCAAGCAGGGGGCATGGAGAAAGAAACACTGGAAGCAGCTGTGAGCAAGAAGTGGACAGGCTGTGCTTCAAAGCCTGAAACATTCTGTCCCCGCAACCTTTCCGATACTGACTCGAGCGATCAGTCCAGCGATGACTTTGTAACACAAAGGGAGACAAATACCACGGACTCCAAACTTGGTTGGAAAAAGAGATTTCAAGCTGAGACTTTGTCAGAATCTACCCCCAAACGGGAAGGGTCTCTTGTAACCAatgcccagccatcttcagataGCATGATAGACAGGGCTCCTTCAGAAAGGGAAGAGCGAGCAGGCAAAGGCAAGGCAACCACTGAGAGCAACACTGCTGTCTCCAAGCGAGTTGTGTCTTCCTCGGACAGTGAAAACAGTTCTGCAGACAGCAGTGACAGCATTGAAAAAGAAATTCAGAGTTACTTGGCTTTGAAGGCAAACCAAAGCAGTCAGAAATCAGACAGAGTCGGAGCTGTGAGTCAATTGGACAGAACATTTCCCCAGGAACTGAAGAGAGAAGACAGTCTGAATGAATGTCCATCTTTGTTCTCTTCtttgtcttcatcttcatctcagACATCATTGTTGCAAAGAGGAAAGCTGAAGAATAATGTCAGCACGGATCATGAGCTTGGAATGGAGGAGCTGAGAGAGAGTCAACCACCAGAACTTGGTGGGACACCTGTTGCACTGACTAAAAATGGCACCATCACCTCTAAGATTAAAGATGGCTCAGCAGAACAGGATATATTTGATGTAAGTAATGTCTGGCATGACCGGACTGTCAACCAAGATGAAGAGAAATTGTCTCCCATGGAATGGATTGGAGAGAAACTGTCCTGTGGTAAGCACGCCCATGATTCTTGGCAGACAGATGAGAAGAGTagctcactggatagtgatgaggatctGGATACAGCTACAAAGGATCTCTTGAAAACCAGAAAGAAACTGGGGAGAAGACCAAGAGATGTGAAGAAGCGAGTGCGGTTTACAGGAGCAGAAGTTGTTACTTACTCGGAGCAAAGCGTAGGAATTGGTAACCAAACTTTCAGGGTCACTGAAGAAAGTCTCACTGCGAGCCACGTCCCCCTAAAAAGCTGCTTATCAAAAAGTGACAAGGCACCTTGCAGGCATTATTTAGACTTCAAGAACAAAGGGAACAAGAGGGCAAGGGAGCAGTCAGAAAATGAAGGCAGCAGCAAAGTGACCAGAATCGGGAAGCCCAAGATTGCTTTGTCGTGTGGTGCTCCATCTGGCACTGCTGATGGGCTGACTTGGAAGAATGCGCAAGCGGGTGACAGCAGTTCCCCAGACAGCGACGATGGGATTGAGCAGGAAATTCTGAGGTTTCTCGCTGAAAAGGCCAGAGTGAACAGCAGATTGGACACACTCGCAAATGACCAAAACAAGGCGCATGGATTTAACAAACAAGGGGAAGAAAGTGAATTGCCAGAAATGGCAGCCCAGGGCAGGACACTGTCTCCCTTTTCTCAACAAGCTGAGGGATCTCACGGCGTTAATATGAAAGGACTACATCACCTGCAAGATGAGCCTGCAACTGGGAATTTACATGGAAATACAGAAAGGACGGGCACTAAAAAGGAGACTGAAGTTAGAGGGAAGGGTTTGCTCCAGGGCGTTCGTGGTACCTGCAGTGCGCAGTGTCAGACTGAACACAGACACGTCATTGAAGAATCAGCAGCAGCTTCCAGAATAGAAACTAAAGCTGGAATCATTCAGGAGAGTTTGCAGGTTGGCAACACAGACTGTCCAGGGAAAGGGGCCAGTCATTGCCATTCAGGCAGGCACGGGGATATTTTTCAGGACAAAAAGGTTAATACTACCCCAAACAGCCAAAACATTCAGGGGAAAGGGGCACCTCTTGCTCTAGGAGCAAAACAACCATTGGTTCAGGAGCAAAGTGTACAAAACCATGACCCCAGGTTGTGGGGTGCAGGACAGCATAAACTGAAAGCAGATCAAATCAGATCCTCCGAGAAAACTGTAAACAAGTTTAGCAGTGCCTTCCAGACCGACCCTCTTGGTGACACTGCATCGATTGGTAGGGGGAAAGTAACCTGCAGAGGGAAAGAATATTTCGGAATCAGCCAGTCAGATGCAGGCTGCAGTCTAGACCAAAACTCACAAGCTGTGGTTAACATTCACCCCTGTATAGATAGTGTTAAAATGAAGTGTGATGAGGGTAAAAATCCAGGCCAAACTTTAGGACCTCTGCTGCCATCAGCAAGTCTTAATTCTCATTCCAGCGaggtgagcgggccactgtgtgcAGCAAGGCAAGGACAAAGTGACCATAATTATCAGAGTGAAATGAGGAATAAAGTGAGGGAGGAGAGTGACACTGTACACACACGCTCTGACTGTGTGACCCAGCAGCTGTTTGAAGTGACAGGACCATCCAGCTGTTTGCCAATTGCTGTACCGATTATAGTCTCGACCCAGAAGGAAACCAGCAGGGTAGAGCAGAGAGGTCACTGTGAGGGTGCAGAGACTGCGTCAGAAACGCTGATTACCGAGGGAACTCCTGATGGGGAAGCTATCAGTCAGTGCACAAATAGAGAGAGTGATGAAACTCTGCCAGCCTCTCAGTGGCAGTCGCTGAGCCAGGCTTTGTCAGGACCTAAGATTGAGCAGCAAAACAACAGGGGCACAAGATCACAGGAGGCAGCAGAAGGGGAAAGTCCTGAAGCCTTTTACGACAAAGCTAGCGATCATTCAGGTGACGACAGTAGAGTGGACACTGACAGGTCAGGACTGCAGAGACAGGGTGCTAAGTTGTAAGTATGTTGTACAATAGTTTAATTCTGAATTATTTACGGAGCAGTCACTATGTTCAGTATAGCTTCcattgtgggggggaggaggtttatCCAAGTACACCTCTGGATATAATCAATGTTGTTGTAAGTAGATCCTTTACAGTCTATTCAAAGCAATTAGGGCGATTACAAACACGCATCTTTTGTTGAAGCAAGTGTCTTGTCAGAGCTAAGACCACCTCCCCAGCCCAAAGACCATGAATTCCAGTTGCAGTGCATTTCTAGGGGTCGGGAGGGGAGGGCGGTGCGAGGTGGCGCAGAGAGTTCTGGTCAGCTCTCTACTTGACCTCTGAATAtgccctacccctcccccctccccctcctcctcctccacacacacattccacttaTTGAATCCATTGAAGGACACACACTGGTTCCATTCACTAACACTACCCAAGCAACCTGGCATGAGTTCAGCACATCCTGAAGGTCAAGAAGGTGTTCTGGGATCTATTCCTggtctttgccaagctctctgatcAGAGCCAGGGATACACCAATCAGCTTCAGCATCCCTGAGAGTGGCAGAGGGGCAAAGTTATCCGGAGCCCCTGCTCTTGCTGCTCTTGTACTGGGAACGGGATGAGAGTTTTGCTCTGTGGGCTCCTGTGGTTGAGTAGCAGTCATCGTGAGCTCACACAGGAGCGACAGTCAGGTGAGCGAAATTCTGGTAAGCAGCTTTGACAGCAGTAATTGAAAGCAAAGATAAGGAGAAAAGATTAATGCAGTGGGTCTTCCTTTGAGGTGACAATAAGTGAATATATTTTGAATGGAAATTATGCCCTGAATTCTTTAGAATTGCTTGCACACAGAAACACAACAGTGAATTTTGTGTTCAAACTTTCCTTTTATGTCTAACATGGCTGTTTATAAATGGTGCTTCAATTTAAAACTAGTAGCACGTGACTCAAGACCCTGAGAGGTTGGGTGTAAGAGCCTGTATGACAGATCATGCCAAGGggcatttgtgtgtttgtgtgtgtgtgtgtgtttgcatgtgtgtatgtttgcatgtgtgtatgtttgcatgtgtgttggcgtgtgtgtgtgtttgcgtgtgcgtgtgtttgcgtgcgtgtttgtgtttgcgtgcatgtgtgtttgcgtgtgtgtttgcgtgcatgtgtgtttgtgtgtgtgcatttgcgtgcgtgtgtgtttgcgtgcgtgtttgcatgtgtgtgtgtttgcgtgtgcgtgtgtgttcgcGTGCGTGTGTGTTCGCGTGCGTGTGTGTTCGCGTGCGTGTGTGTTCGCGTGCGTGTGTGTTCGCGTGCGTGTGTGTTCGCGTGCGTGTGTGTTCGCGTGCATGTGTGTTcgcgtgcatgtgtgtttgtgtgcatgtgtgtgtgtttgcgtgcatgtgtgtttacgtgcgtgtgtgtttgcgtgtgtacgtgtgtgcaaCTTTGTcaatgtgtgagtgtcagtatgtaGATGTGTGtggggatctgtgtgtgtgtctgtgtgattgtttgtgtcagtgtgtgttgtcTATGTGTGGCTGGATTTGGAATATTGAGCCTGGAAAGTCGGACATTCCTTTTTTATGTTGCAAGCATATGTGTGAGCGGcgaacactcccaggtcaggttcaGCATATGCAGACACAGACTAAAGGTCCATCTCCTCCCAACAATGTGCCTTAATCCCCCAAGCAGTCCTTGCCCCACTCCACACAAGGACAATATCTTCCCATTCTGGCCGCCATTTATAGATTTCTGAGATTGCCTATTCTTGTGCCAGATTGTGGGCAGGCAGCACCTGGAATTTATCTGACTTGCAGCCTAATAATCTGGACCTGAATCGATGGGCAAGATGTTATGGCCTCACTTGgacgagatcgtaaaatcctgcccaagtccaatggagatttccgttctgggaagctcgcctgccccagaatcggacGGGCAAGACGGTAAAGTCTCAGCCTCTGTCTCCAAGCTGAAAGGGAGTGCTGCCAATTGCTTTCTACTCTGATTCTCCAAGTGGATAGCAATAAGATTGAGGTATACATTATGGATCATGCACTCTAACCCtgttaatggcagaaccctaTAGGTTCTGATCATTTTTATTCCAATTACCATCTGTTATATTggacatgttttttttaaaaataatttaatctGCAGCAGAGAGCTGTGAGGTTGGGTCTCCTTTACAGTCAATCACTCAGCAACGTCAGCGTTGACGAGCAGGGGAGTCGTTTCATTTGAAAAAAGCAGGGACCACAAATTAACATTGACCTCGGAGACAATTGACATTTGGTCCACTGCAAGAACCCACATTAGCACAAGCACAGTCTCTGTGGAGAAGTCAagaattgtcttttaaaagttacTAATAGGCAGCTGAGAAGCACttttgaaaccaaaacagaatcCTCTTTATGTCCTCAGTTTTCACTGACTTAATGAATCTCGGGCAAGgatgggcaggggtgggggtggggggagcggaggggtcaCTGCAGTTTTCCtcagggaagtggggggggggggggggacacatctGAACTGTGTTCAGTGATGCACATGCTGGTATCGGCTGAGGGTAGGATTGGCTTGGCTGTGATGCCTTCCATAGTCAAACAGCTCGCTGTTGCTCACTGTGCAAAATCGGTATTTTAAGGGTAACTAACGCATGTGGAAAAGTACTTcagaaatggggggggggaagagaagtaAAACAAATTTTAATTTTGTATAAAATGAAGTTTGGCTCCTGATTCAGAGTATATATACATAGGCAAACAAGCACTGGAAACAATTCTCTGCCTTTTCTTTGGATTTTATATTGAAATGTAAAATCTGTACAGATGGTTCATACTCTAAGAGTATAGGATGGCATTGAATTTAATGAGAGTTTTCTTAATTCCTTTGCTCCTTATGTACGTGAAGTCTGCCATATTTTATTCTACTAAATCCCAATAAACAATCCAGAATTGGGTTTAAATGTGTGGGTTCCAGATCTCCCCTCTAATTATATACATTCTGTCACAGTGTTGTCACTAGGATTTCGGTAAGTAAAAATAACAAATAATAATTGCATTAAGAAAATACCTTCCTATGTCAGACTGTGTGAAAGTGCTTTCACAGTAGATTCTGTAAAGTGCGTAGACTGGCCTGAGACAAGTTTGTGCCGTGCTGTGTCTATCCAGATGGTAGAAAGGAACACAGCAGTTCTACTCTGATTGAGTCTAGAGAAAGTATTTTGACTGTTGcagaaaatagattttttttgtcaaatcttttcatcttgcacttgtcaggacaatttgcaagaaaACCAAATGTTAAGGGAACAACCATTTACACTGTATgacaagagtgctgattggttggcaagtggactctgatttgtagaggtgttgccatggagaaagcaccagttgatggtgactgacagttaactgccaaacattgtttgCAATTTAAGACAGGCAGTTTAACTCTGGTTGATCAAGGCTTTGTCCTGAGGAATGAATCAGCGAACGGCTGTTACTTActttgtttagttgaaacaggTGCATTGTgcgtacatgttctttctgtctgcaaagaaaagGGCCCTTTgtgttaatatatgtagcttccagtaacACATTTGCGTCACACTGCAAGTCCAGCTGACAATCTTAAACTAATTGTCAGCATAATTcctagcacactgaggattatttagcaattgttgtccaatcacagaatcagatCTAATGTTGAACACTGCGTTTGGAGTTTTATAAGCAGCggctggttgggtatggtctgtaccttgcccattaCGAACAGCggctggttgggtatggtctgtaccttgcccattaCGAACAGCggctggttgggtatggtctgtaccttgcccattaCGAACAGCggctggttgggtatggtctgtaccttgcccattaCGAACAGCggctggttgggtatggtctgtaccttgcccattaCGAACAGCggctggttgggtatggtctgtaccttgcccattaCGAACAGCggctggttgggtatggtctgtaccttgcccattaCGAACAGCggctggttgggtatggtctgtaccttgcccattaCGAACAGCggctggttgggtatggtctgtaccttgcccattaCGAACAGCggctggttgggtatggtctgtaccttgcccattaCGAACAGCggctggttgggtatggtctgtaccttgcccattaTGAACAGCggctggttgggtatggtctgtaccttgcccattaCAAACAGTGGCTGGGACATGCCTTTTGATACGATCCACCAGTCACTGGGATGGACGGCCTACATACCTAACATCACACTGGCACCGAAATTCATAAACCACAttgctcatttgtgtgataggcggaatgtctttttggcttgacagcaaCACCCTATTAGTGGAGaattccactcatgttgctactgcatagtagcagtATGAAACAGCTATCTGCACCTGTTGCTCAAATGCTTGAACTACCTTGCCCTTCTGAGGGTAGTCTGAGGTGCATGGGACACTTCCCGGGGCCAAAAGTGACAACCTTTTGCCCATTTATGAATTTGCACAATAGATAGCACagaatgatctgatcagggtagccgTTATTCAGTCGTGTGCTTTTGATGTGccaatttcagcatcaagcttgcatggtgaTCAAATGACTCGGGTCCTATTTACGAGGTTGCTGATAAGAACAATATTATAGCGTGTGGAACTTTAGGAATCTCAACGCGTATATTGACCAGTGAAAGTAGGTTTCTGGTAGAGAATGCCttggcagatttctcaactagTACGTCAAGGAAAGGGAGTTCATTTGACTGTTCCATTTAAAAGGTGAATTTGAGTGCAGGATGCAGCCCATTGAGACATGTAAGGAAATGATTACATGCAGCTGCAGAttgatgcttggcagttaactgtcagtcaccatcaactagtgcattctccatggcgacGCCTCCATCAATaagagttcacttgccaaccaatcggcaCTCTTTTCTCGTATAGTATAAATTATttttccctttacatttggtattcttgtgaattgtcctgatgagtgcaagacaaaaagcttcaacaaaaagggttttttttttcagcaatattcaggtTCTGTCCTACCAGAAAGTATTTTGTGGTTTACGTTCCAGGTAGTGATTTTCAAACTTCACTTTGTGAAATAACTCCATGGAAAATACATCTAGGGAGCCTTCCCCAGCCccgctcctctcccccctccacgtGCTCAGAAATAGCATCCCATCCCCgaactctttgaccaaacttgtaATAGAGGGTGACAACTACACCTTGCAAGATAGTGCTATCATTTTCCATTATTAGTGCGCAGCAACATAAGTGAGTGAACAAATGCAGAGAGGTACAGAGTTGTGGTGACAGATAGATGGAAAGACTGATAGAGATGTGATAAACTCATACACGTCCGGGGCCCCCCTATCTCACTGATCCAGAGAGTCCACTCTGATGACCTTTGGATGAAATGCAGATGGTTGTAGTACAGTTACTGATGGTGGAGATGAAGAACTCTGTTATATGAACCGTCCAGCAATGCTAGTGTTTTATTGCTTTAAGTGGGATTGTCTTCCCCTTCATTGATCACTCTGATTAAATCTGATGACAGCACTGATGCAGCAAATTCTTTAGCATCACAATTGTTCTTATCTTCAGTTTTAAAATCATTCTATTCCTTTTAGTGTTTATGTTGCCAAATAGCTTTGTTGTTGTGTGAAATTACCTTGTGATGTTGAAATAGCTCCTCCGTTTTTGCCTGAGGGGTATATTGATGCACATACTTTTTAACAAATTTgtgaaaattatttaaattatacAGTTCCATATCTTCATGGCATTTATCTAATAAATAGCACAGACCgggtttgtgatgttggttgtttTTTGTCAATGATGCTCATGGGAACAGATCTCTCTGTCGCaccaccccacttccccctcattgtacctctcactctctccctctctgctgccttGCTGCCTCTGTGAAGGTGTGTGAAGATTTCCTCTCTGTTCTGTCTCGCGTACTTATCATAATCATCGTgcgggatcttgagcccactctcaCCGGCGAGATCGCAACTCGTTCACGCCCACtgaacctgatttaaatacattttaatatgattaacatgaccccccccaccaccccacctgaTATTATCTCCCGCCATATGcgcggtttacaacaggttcacctagacATGAACCTGTCCTGGGGATTCCCCCACGGACATAAAGGTGAGTATAGTCCTCGGGGAGAGCGGCATGGCCTGGCAATGACCCCTAGGCACAGATTGCCACTGCCAGGACCCTGGTTGGAGCCTCATgggttggtggggggcggggaggattcatttGTATGTGGTGATGGCCAGGAGCAGATGTGGGAGCTGGGGAAACCAGCGATGGCCGTCTTGGATGGTGGGGGGTGCCGGCATTGACCGTTGTGGGAGGGAAAAGAAGTTTCAATTTCTATTGGTGGGTGAGTAGGAGTCTCTGAGGTCTCCAcagtgggctgggggagaggaTCATTCAATTATTCATGTTTTGATCGAGACGCCCTTTAACATGGagccccaatctcagtgcagctggcTTTTTTTTGCCAGTGTGTTGGGACCCACCCCTCCTGCATGACATTGTGAAACTTGCCCAGCTGTTTTTCTTGATGGTGTGCGATAagacctggagagaaaaccgacctGTCTCTGAAGAGAAACACGCCTTTTTTCTCACCGGAACCAACACTACCAAATTCAGGAAAGATCACCCCCACAGTGTGCAAAATACATATTTCCCCTTCTCTTTAACAACCTGCATTGCAACAGGTTCCACGTTGAGCTCAGAATCCAGTTGAGAGTGCAAGACTGCAACTAAGGCCCAGTCCTATATCTGATGTATATACTGCTGTGAGCTTGTGATATCTGAGGAACTTCCTGTGTATTTAGTTAGTGGGTGTTGGACTGCAGCAACGCCATCCAGTCAGCAGAGAAAGAATGACCCCTGTAGAAataataactttaaaaaataaattcaaacttCTAGTGAGTGACTGAAGGATCACACAATAAggtttcaagttttaagacttttactccCAACACACAAACTAAAACAACATTAAACATTATTTCATCAGGCAACATATACTCTAACCTACAGAAGAGACCCCACTTTTAACAATTAAAGCAACCAAAATTCTCCTTCCACGATAATACTTTACTCTCTCCCTTAAATGGACACTTGTTTCTCCAGGAATCAATCTAAGATGATTCTTAGCTACCAATTCTTTCCAGTCGGAAAATTTATGATCTCTGAACTGAATTTCACAGTGCGGGACGATGTGGTtaacaacacagtaagaagtctcacaacaccaggttaaagtccaacaggtttatttggtggcacgagctttcagagcgccgctccttcattaggtgattgcctgatgaaggagctccacagctctctctctctctccctttctatctctctcagATTCTTGCAGACTGACCTGTCTGTGAGATTCAGGGATATTTTTAGTAAAACCAGTAATCTGATTCTACAATGAATTCCTATGGACTGTTCCCCTTTCAAAGCCCATCTCCATGACAACATGAATTACATGGGCCTTTTATTaaggtagaaatgctaattaatTATCCTCtagaccaccccccaccccccccccccccaattcattTTACCTTGGAATTAGCAGGTTTAAAATATGACTGTAAAATCTAACATTCCTAACATCTCCCTGGGATTTGAAGAATGGCAGCTTATCAACTGTCAGCACATCTGCTGTGGTCATTGCTTACAGGTGTGAGTATCTCACTTTTTTCCCAGTAAGGCAACCTGGGCCCCACCCCCTTTAGTGTTTTACAACCAAACCACCCAGCTTTCTTGTCAGCGGAATTCAGGACCAGTTACATGACCCCTTCATTTC encodes the following:
- the ppp1r26 gene encoding protein phosphatase 1 regulatory subunit 26 encodes the protein MFFMNLAPISAVQTDWHPFGPSQNFSLPLSFSHSGEEFSAVQSAVNVNVQMIIENLRSTDSPCAMNNDPISSAQANIAGKRQSEGTLDGTSIRVLKGAAVEDLKSGYPPCTLGTEKSSLGHCILDSDSDESVDRGIEEAIQEYLKKKTEDPPISKAVHETEVPPGTRGAIEASVANVSNGISCGREVVGPNKLELDFVNMVSLEAAGSRCSSPSSVSSNDSFELSIQAEIERFLQDKRNKETGSTSTSFPKSELASGESTEQKENLVKVEQKKRKRCAKSSAGNQTHPVKQSVMNANSQVCSSKSSHLGESGAVGSVEKGSEGNPKGNKKLASRKKARARNRFEELYKSSNTHWSLSTELTEPRVNPIIACGELSDSSSDDGIEEAIQLYQLEQRKGKAKDVAIVLGLLPHKAPSTQKGADAVLQAGGMEKETLEAAVSKKWTGCASKPETFCPRNLSDTDSSDQSSDDFVTQRETNTTDSKLGWKKRFQAETLSESTPKREGSLVTNAQPSSDSMIDRAPSEREERAGKGKATTESNTAVSKRVVSSSDSENSSADSSDSIEKEIQSYLALKANQSSQKSDRVGAVSQLDRTFPQELKREDSLNECPSLFSSLSSSSSQTSLLQRGKLKNNVSTDHELGMEELRESQPPELGGTPVALTKNGTITSKIKDGSAEQDIFDVSNVWHDRTVNQDEEKLSPMEWIGEKLSCGKHAHDSWQTDEKSSSLDSDEDLDTATKDLLKTRKKLGRRPRDVKKRVRFTGAEVVTYSEQSVGIGNQTFRVTEESLTASHVPLKSCLSKSDKAPCRHYLDFKNKGNKRAREQSENEGSSKVTRIGKPKIALSCGAPSGTADGLTWKNAQAGDSSSPDSDDGIEQEILRFLAEKARVNSRLDTLANDQNKAHGFNKQGEESELPEMAAQGRTLSPFSQQAEGSHGVNMKGLHHLQDEPATGNLHGNTERTGTKKETEVRGKGLLQGVRGTCSAQCQTEHRHVIEESAAASRIETKAGIIQESLQVGNTDCPGKGASHCHSGRHGDIFQDKKVNTTPNSQNIQGKGAPLALGAKQPLVQEQSVQNHDPRLWGAGQHKLKADQIRSSEKTVNKFSSAFQTDPLGDTASIGRGKVTCRGKEYFGISQSDAGCSLDQNSQAVVNIHPCIDSVKMKCDEGKNPGQTLGPLLPSASLNSHSSEVSGPLCAARQGQSDHNYQSEMRNKVREESDTVHTRSDCVTQQLFEVTGPSSCLPIAVPIIVSTQKETSRVEQRGHCEGAETASETLITEGTPDGEAISQCTNRESDETLPASQWQSLSQALSGPKIEQQNNRGTRSQEAAEGESPEAFYDKASDHSGDDSRVDTDRSGLQRQGAKLMCLSSYINPGLNIEPYIILSPEKLLCKHSGRSSQRNTRSIQASFY